The Leucobacter chromiiresistens genome has a window encoding:
- a CDS encoding proline-rich domain-containing protein — protein sequence MSDPNTHASGQTPVPQQSEQAPAPSYSPDGARQAPQQAQQRPAQQAERAGAPQRKLSTFLKVSIILLAGLTVASISLLFIGDFQGKFERVFSTFALFAVFVIFTALDTRREQKSDWYAPVALIANAYILGLLMIVIWMTPYSPYSLLWEIFWKSLFVIVMTRLVILCAQLLLRVGAQHSETITRFAFVTSVLAVLSGILFTAPVGIDAFELNVPDMYWKIATAILILTALGLSITLLLRWFFGADEREAARAARGARQLGPAPYVAQQSRGRAQQHPQALAQSPAQQHPAPAQQGLPPQPPTGGASELLPWPTFADGRPIPAGPDGQPDFSVPGAPRPPHLQ from the coding sequence ATGAGCGATCCGAACACTCACGCATCAGGCCAGACGCCCGTGCCGCAGCAGAGCGAGCAGGCCCCGGCGCCGTCGTACTCGCCGGACGGCGCGCGCCAGGCCCCGCAGCAGGCGCAGCAGCGGCCGGCCCAGCAGGCCGAGCGGGCGGGCGCCCCGCAGCGCAAGCTCTCGACCTTCCTGAAGGTCAGCATCATCCTGCTCGCCGGCCTCACCGTGGCCTCCATCTCCCTGCTCTTCATCGGCGACTTCCAGGGCAAGTTCGAGCGGGTGTTCTCGACGTTCGCGCTGTTCGCCGTGTTCGTGATCTTCACGGCGCTCGATACGCGTCGCGAGCAGAAGTCGGACTGGTACGCGCCGGTCGCGCTCATCGCGAACGCGTACATTCTGGGTCTGCTGATGATCGTCATCTGGATGACTCCGTACAGCCCGTACTCGCTGCTCTGGGAGATCTTCTGGAAGTCGCTGTTCGTGATCGTGATGACGCGCCTCGTGATCCTCTGCGCGCAGCTCCTGCTCCGGGTCGGCGCGCAGCACTCGGAGACCATCACGCGCTTCGCCTTCGTGACGAGCGTGCTGGCGGTGCTCTCGGGGATCCTCTTCACCGCGCCCGTCGGCATCGACGCCTTCGAGCTGAACGTGCCCGACATGTACTGGAAGATCGCCACCGCGATTCTGATTCTGACCGCGCTCGGTCTCTCGATCACGCTCCTGCTCCGCTGGTTCTTCGGCGCGGATGAGCGCGAGGCGGCGCGCGCCGCCCGCGGCGCGCGCCAGCTCGGTCCCGCTCCGTACGTCGCGCAGCAGTCGCGCGGCCGCGCCCAGCAGCACCCGCAGGCGCTCGCGCAGTCGCCCGCCCAGCAGCACCCCGCGCCCGCGCAGCAGGGGCTGCCCCCGCAGCCCCCGACCGGCGGAGCCTCCGAACTGCTGCCCTGGCCGACCTTCGCCGACGGTCGCCCGATCCCCGCGGGCCCCGATGGGCAGCCCGACTT